A DNA window from Vigna angularis cultivar LongXiaoDou No.4 chromosome 1, ASM1680809v1, whole genome shotgun sequence contains the following coding sequences:
- the LOC108329829 gene encoding WRKY transcription factor 72A, with protein MELASERSGNGGGGLKEENRTDEYTVADDEDGPRRQEIILEEAPIEEAGPSTSADKKEEVDDQLESTKSEMGVVREENERLKRSLHKIMNEYRTLEMQFQDILKQGTKRKNGNEEDTVEESDLVSLSLGRVPSNQRNEEKTKVYKALKDDEGFNQELTLGLECKSKSGSTTEALPNPSPENSSEVRKEEAGETWPPSKDTQKAIRDTEDEVAQQNPMKKPRVCVRARCDTPTMNDGCQWRKYGQKIAKGNPCPRAYYRCTIAPSCPVRKQVQRCVDDMSILITTYEGTHNHTLPPSATAMASTTSAAASMLLSGSSTSLSVSAPSTTATNLHGLNFYLSDGAKPRQLYLSNPALSSSPSHPTITLDLTSHPASSSSSPFVRFASNYNQPRYPSSSSLSFSTSSEINALSWSNGFLTNNNTIQPTYNSRNILGNVNFGRQQVENIYQSYLQKNNSNIPSVPQGGVPADTISAATKVITADPTFQSALAAALTSFIGGGVRGNQGGNSVGESPSLGQNLKWGEVFAASNNSSSTLSCSTSKVNGCASSFLNKTPANNTQTKSLVFLPPSSLPFSTPKSASASASASPADNSDTTN; from the exons GAAGCACCCATAGAGGAGGCTGGACCTAGCACATCAGCAGACAAAAAGGAAGAG GTTGATGATCAACTTGAGAGCACGAAAAGTGAAATGGGTGTGgtgagagaagaaaatgaacgGTTAAAGAGGTCTCTGCACAAAATAATGAATGAGTATCGGACACTGGAAATGCAATTTCAAGACATACTTAAGCAAGGGACGAAAAGGAAAAACGGTAACGAAGAAGACACAGTAGAGGAATCGGATCTAGTTTCTCTGAGCCTAGGAAGAGTTCCGAGCAATCAAAGAAACGAAGAGAAAACAAAGGTTTATAAGGCATTGAAGGATGATGAAGGGTTTAACCAAGAGTTGACTCTTGGACTAGAATGCAAATCAAAGTCGGGAAGCACAACTGAAGCTTTGCCTAATCCAAGCCCAGAAAACAGTTCTGAAGTTCGAAAGGAAGAAGCTGGGGAAACTTGGCCACCCAGTAAGGACACACAGAAGGCAATTAGGGACACAGAAGATGAAGTTGCTCAGCAAAACCCTATGAAGAAGCCACGAGTTTGCGTTAGAGCAAGATGTGACACTCCAACA ATGAATGATGGATGCCAATGGAGGAAATATGGACAGAAGATCGCAAAGGGAAATCCTTGCCCTCGAGCTTACTATCGTTGCACCATTGCACCATCATGTCCAGTCAGAAAACAG GTGCAAAGATGTGTCGATGACATGTCCATTTTAATTACGACATATGAAGGGACCCACAACCACACTCTTCCACCTTCGGCTACTGCCATGGCATCCACAACTTCTGCAGCAGCCTCCATGCTTCTTTCTGGTTCTTCAACCTCTCTCTCTGTCTCAGCACCGTCAACAACAGCAACCAATCTCCACGGCCTCAATTTCTATCTATCAGATGGTGCAAAACCAAGGCAATTATACCTGTCAAACCCTGCACTGTCGTCTTCACCTTCACATCCAACCATCACTCTCGACCTCACTTCACACccagcttcttcttcctcatcacCCTTCGTTAGATTCGCTTCAAACTACAACCAACCCAGATACCCCTCTTCCTCAAGCCTAAGCTTCAGTACTTCCTCAGAAATCAACGCATTGTCTTGGAGCAACGGCTTCCTTACCAATAATAATACTATTCAACCTACATACAATAGCAGGAACATACTTGGGAATGTAAACTTTGGGAGGCAACAAGTGGAAAATATATACCAATCCTATCTGCAAAAGAACAACAGCAATATTCCAAGCGTTCCTCAAGGTGGTGTACCGGCTGATACTATATCTGCAGCAACGAAAGTGATCACAGCAGACCCCACTTTTCAATCAGCTTTGGCAGCAGCGCTCACTTCGTTTATTGGTGGCGGTGTTCGAGGAAATCAAGGAGGTAACAGTGTTGGTGAAAGTCCAAGTTTGGGTCAAAACTTGAAGTGGGGTGAGGTGTTTGCAGCGTCTAATAATTCATCTTCTACCTTGTCTTGTTCAACTTCGAAAGTCAATGGTTGTGCATCGAGCTTCTTGAACAAAACGCCAGCAAATAATACACAGACGAAAAGTCTGGTGTTTCTACCGCCGTCGTCTTTACCGTTTTCTACCCCCAAAAGTGCATCTGCGTCTGCATCTGCATCTCCGGCTGATAATAGCGACACCACCAATTAA